The proteins below come from a single Triticum aestivum cultivar Chinese Spring chromosome 5D, IWGSC CS RefSeq v2.1, whole genome shotgun sequence genomic window:
- the LOC123126187 gene encoding chemocyanin has product MAAQGRGSANVAVVLGVLLLCTLVAEAAVFNVGDRGGWSFNTNSWPTGKRFKAGDVLVFKYDATAHDVVAVSAAGYKACAKPANGAKVYKSGADRVTLARGTNYFICSIPGHCQSGMKIAVTAA; this is encoded by the exons ATGGCAGCGCAGGGAAGAGGCAGTGCCAACGTGGCCGTGGTCCTCGGGGTGCTTCTTCTCTGCACGCtcgtggcggaggcggcggtgttCAACGTGGGCGACCGCGGCGGCTGGTCCTTCAACACCAACTCCTGGCCCACCGGCAAGCGCTTCAAGGCCGGAGACGTCCTAG TGTTCAAGTACGACGCAACGGCGCACGACGTGGTGGCGGTGAGCGCGGCGGGGTACAAGGCCTGCGCCAAGCCGGCCAATGGCGCCAAGGTCTACAAGTCCGGCGCCGACCGCGTCACGCTCGCCCGCGGCACAAACTACTTCATCTGCAGCATCCCCGGACACTGCCAGTCCGGCATGAAGATCGCCGTCACGGCCGCCTAG